A portion of the Lysinibacillus timonensis genome contains these proteins:
- a CDS encoding ABC transporter ATP-binding protein has protein sequence MRIVVENVDKKFVDNNKREVLALEDINFTINEEEIVVLVGPSGCGKSTLLNIVGGLLSPTNGQVYFEGTNGREPNLGIVFQEIALFPWRTVLQNVIFGLEERGVPKKEREEKGKHYIDMVGLTGFENAFPKQLSGGMKQRAGIARALSIEPDLLLMDEPFSALDAQTRTIMQEELLTIWNRTRLSTLYVTHNIQEAVYLGDRVIVLSRHPGKIKSIINIDLPKMGRDSEQYRDQFEKYADEIWGLIRHDAQEALKEA, from the coding sequence TTGAGAATAGTAGTAGAGAATGTTGATAAAAAGTTTGTAGATAACAACAAACGGGAAGTGCTAGCTCTTGAAGATATAAACTTTACAATTAATGAAGAAGAAATAGTTGTCCTCGTTGGACCTAGTGGCTGCGGAAAATCGACCCTCCTTAATATCGTTGGAGGACTATTGTCGCCAACAAATGGACAAGTTTATTTTGAAGGGACAAATGGGAGAGAACCGAATTTGGGCATCGTATTTCAAGAAATCGCCCTTTTCCCATGGAGAACCGTTTTACAAAATGTTATTTTTGGGCTTGAAGAAAGAGGCGTACCTAAGAAAGAACGGGAAGAGAAAGGTAAACACTATATTGATATGGTAGGACTAACTGGCTTTGAAAATGCCTTTCCAAAGCAGTTATCAGGTGGGATGAAGCAACGAGCAGGTATTGCCCGGGCTTTGTCCATTGAGCCTGACTTGCTCTTAATGGATGAACCATTTTCTGCCCTAGATGCCCAAACGCGTACAATTATGCAAGAAGAGCTGCTAACAATTTGGAACCGTACACGGTTAAGTACACTGTATGTGACTCACAATATCCAAGAAGCTGTCTATCTTGGTGATCGTGTTATTGTCTTATCTAGACATCCGGGTAAAATAAAAAGCATTATTAATATTGATTTACCAAAAATGGGACGCGATTCTGAACAATATAGGGACCAATTTGAGAAGTATGCAGACGAAATTTGGGGCTTAATACGCCACGATGCGCAAGAAGCGCTAAAGGAGGCGTAG
- the tenA gene encoding thiaminase II, with the protein MEFCEKVRQETQFYWEASFKHPFVQGIADGSLPLEKFKFYMLQDSYYLKHYTKVLALAAAKATNDEDIQYFLNTARFIHEAELELHRTTFQDLGVTAEEIEHFEVAPTAYHYVSHMYNAVHNGDVAEAFAAILPCPWLYQEIGQKLKFARPNVPLYEQWIALYASDDMLQSIETQKSMLNRFAKEQPMKQKILKAHFEKSCYYEWMFWEMSWTMQTWTQGVYINEPTKN; encoded by the coding sequence ATGGAATTTTGTGAAAAAGTAAGACAGGAAACACAATTTTATTGGGAGGCTAGTTTTAAACATCCGTTTGTACAAGGTATTGCCGATGGTAGTTTACCCCTCGAAAAGTTCAAGTTTTATATGTTACAAGATTCGTATTATTTAAAGCATTACACAAAAGTATTAGCTTTAGCAGCTGCAAAGGCAACAAATGACGAGGACATTCAGTACTTTTTAAACACGGCGAGATTTATTCATGAAGCAGAGCTTGAGCTTCATCGTACAACGTTTCAAGATTTGGGTGTAACGGCTGAAGAAATTGAACATTTTGAGGTGGCACCCACTGCTTATCATTATGTGAGTCATATGTACAATGCTGTACACAATGGCGATGTAGCAGAAGCATTTGCGGCCATATTGCCTTGCCCATGGCTCTATCAAGAGATTGGTCAAAAGCTTAAATTTGCTCGTCCGAATGTACCACTGTATGAACAATGGATTGCATTATATGCATCTGATGACATGCTTCAATCGATTGAAACGCAAAAGTCGATGTTAAATCGTTTTGCGAAGGAACAGCCAATGAAGCAAAAGATTTTAAAGGCACATTTTGAAAAGAGCTGTTATTATGAGTGGATGTTTTGGGAAATGTCATGGACGATGCAAACTTGGACACAAGGGGTGTATATAAATGAGCCTACAAAAAATTAA
- a CDS encoding ABC transporter permease, which produces MSATKQVIKNKVAFLDRKIPPYASVLGITVLLLLWETICRMNLVPPLFLPAPTAILSDGWELMASGELMKHITASLSRIVGGYAIGATIGIIIGLILGFSRWADAVFTPVVYSIYPIPKIALLPLIILWLGIGEMPKVAIIALGVFFPVLINTFSGVKSVDQTLIKAAVTFGSSHFNVIRKVILPGALPTIFAGLKLSAGTALLLLVSAEMIAAQYGIGAMVLHYGNLMITTKLMFGVMILSLLGLLFNRGLHWLENKLIPWK; this is translated from the coding sequence ATGTCAGCAACAAAACAGGTTATCAAAAATAAAGTAGCGTTCCTTGATAGAAAGATACCACCATATGCTTCAGTTCTTGGAATTACGGTATTGTTATTACTATGGGAGACCATTTGTAGAATGAATTTAGTACCCCCACTTTTTCTCCCGGCACCAACAGCAATTCTGTCTGATGGATGGGAGTTAATGGCTAGTGGGGAATTAATGAAACATATAACAGCAAGTTTATCTAGAATTGTTGGTGGGTATGCAATAGGCGCAACAATAGGTATTATCATAGGGCTGATTCTTGGCTTTTCGAGATGGGCTGATGCGGTCTTTACCCCGGTTGTCTATTCTATTTATCCAATTCCTAAAATTGCACTATTACCATTAATTATATTATGGCTTGGAATCGGTGAAATGCCGAAAGTGGCCATTATCGCACTTGGGGTATTCTTCCCAGTATTAATTAATACATTTTCTGGTGTAAAAAGTGTGGATCAGACCCTAATTAAGGCGGCTGTAACGTTTGGCTCTAGTCATTTTAATGTTATTCGAAAGGTCATTTTACCTGGAGCGTTACCAACGATTTTTGCTGGATTAAAATTATCAGCCGGTACTGCACTTTTGTTATTAGTATCTGCAGAGATGATTGCTGCTCAGTATGGAATAGGCGCAATGGTCCTTCACTATGGAAACTTAATGATAACGACGAAATTAATGTTTGGTGTAATGATCCTTTCGCTATTAGGCTTACTATTTAACCGAGGCCTCCATTGGCTAGAAAATAAATTAATCCCTTGGAAATAA